In Flavobacterium gelatinilyticum, a genomic segment contains:
- a CDS encoding tetratricopeptide repeat protein, whose protein sequence is MFRITAFMVFLFPVFLTAQEKEETASENVTRYFYDHKAVSVAIWFGEDKKPDSSKTYYSNGKLNEVFYFDKDGLKDGDCFQYNPQGEKLVTWNFLHGKMTGRTDHKLPFNKDREESVKKALKLLRDINTKTNFNPASINDLYNRGVLGVSLGNNTLAIEDLKKVEFAIDKDPENKKMVLSDSAQKKTAAFRSKLYDRMASVYAVLEMEGSAFHYYYKAISNAPNDYRILYNFATLLQQRKSYDLARYYLEKIVIENPDHAHAYWALARLYSDTGEYQKAFENIEKAFKYEKSIKERTSANGGRDLRTTRGLIYHKLGESKKGIADLKAALETDKNNSFAMKNLGIIYLDQKKYDDACALFQKAKELHYTLVYDQFDLENLLESACNKRQLEKQAETKAFVSPNPAKTQISVENFISKTFDFEFFDFESKSVLKGKSSDGSINVIGLNSGFYVLKVTSGEKNAVFKLIKE, encoded by the coding sequence ATGTTTAGAATAACGGCTTTTATGGTTTTTCTTTTTCCTGTTTTCCTTACAGCGCAGGAAAAAGAAGAAACAGCCTCTGAAAATGTTACACGCTATTTTTATGATCACAAAGCGGTTTCGGTTGCGATTTGGTTCGGTGAAGACAAAAAGCCGGACAGCTCGAAAACGTATTATTCTAACGGAAAACTAAATGAAGTTTTTTATTTTGATAAAGACGGATTAAAAGACGGCGATTGTTTTCAGTACAATCCTCAGGGTGAAAAACTCGTTACGTGGAATTTCCTCCACGGAAAAATGACCGGCAGGACAGATCATAAACTTCCTTTTAATAAAGACAGGGAAGAATCGGTTAAAAAAGCTTTAAAGCTTTTGCGGGACATTAATACCAAAACCAATTTTAATCCAGCCAGCATTAATGATCTTTACAATCGTGGTGTTCTGGGGGTGAGTCTGGGAAATAATACACTTGCAATTGAAGATTTAAAGAAGGTTGAATTTGCGATAGACAAAGATCCTGAAAACAAAAAAATGGTTTTGTCTGATTCGGCTCAAAAGAAAACTGCTGCTTTTAGGAGTAAGCTTTATGACCGTATGGCAAGTGTATATGCTGTACTCGAAATGGAAGGCTCTGCTTTTCACTATTATTACAAAGCCATATCGAATGCGCCCAATGATTACCGCATTTTATACAATTTTGCAACATTATTGCAACAAAGAAAATCCTATGATTTAGCGCGTTATTATCTGGAAAAAATTGTAATCGAAAACCCAGATCATGCTCATGCTTATTGGGCATTGGCCAGATTGTACAGCGACACGGGCGAATATCAAAAAGCATTCGAAAATATCGAAAAAGCATTTAAGTATGAAAAGTCGATTAAGGAAAGAACATCTGCAAATGGCGGCAGGGATTTACGAACAACCCGTGGTCTGATTTATCATAAACTGGGCGAATCTAAAAAAGGGATTGCTGATTTGAAAGCAGCATTAGAAACAGATAAAAATAATTCGTTTGCTATGAAAAATCTCGGAATCATTTATCTCGATCAAAAGAAATATGATGATGCCTGCGCCTTATTCCAAAAAGCAAAAGAACTCCATTATACTTTAGTTTACGATCAGTTTGACTTAGAGAATCTTCTTGAAAGCGCCTGCAATAAACGACAGCTGGAAAAACAAGCCGAAACGAAGGCTTTTGTTTCTCCAAATCCGGCAAAGACTCAGATTTCGGTTGAAAATTTTATTTCCAAAACCTTCGACTTTGAGTTTTTCGATTTCGAATCCAAATCGGTTTTAAAAGGAAAATCAAGTGATGGATCAATAAACGTCATCGGATTAAATTCCGGATTTTATGTTTTGAAAGTAACTTCAGGTGAAAAAAACGCTGTTTTTAAATTGATAAAAGAATAG
- the serS gene encoding serine--tRNA ligase produces the protein MLQIAFIRENQEKVIKALAKRNIDAKSVVEEVVKLDENRRAAQVELDNTLSESNKLSKDIGELMKAGEKAKAEILKEKTASLKEKSKELNEKAEALAVELTNKLYTLPNLPADIVPEGKTPDDNLNVFQEGDIPVLNEDAQPHWELVKKYDIIDFELGVKITGAGFPVYKGKGARLQRALINYFLDKNTAAGYNEVQVPHLVNEASGYGTGQLPDKEGQMYHAGLDDLYLIPTAEVPVTNLFRDVILNESELPVLQTAYTPCFRREAGSYGAHVRGLNRLHQFDKVEIVRIEHPDNSYAALDGMVEHVKNILQELKLPYRILRLCGGDMGFTSALTYDFEVFSTAQDRWLEISSVSNFETFQANRLKLRFKDKDGKNQLAHTLNGSSLALPRVLAGILENYQTPEGIVIPEVLRPYCGFDIIN, from the coding sequence ATGTTACAAATTGCATTTATTAGAGAAAATCAGGAGAAAGTAATCAAGGCTTTAGCAAAACGAAATATCGATGCTAAAAGCGTTGTTGAAGAGGTGGTTAAATTAGACGAAAATCGTCGTGCAGCACAAGTAGAGCTGGACAACACTTTGTCTGAATCTAATAAATTGTCCAAAGATATTGGCGAATTGATGAAAGCAGGCGAAAAAGCCAAAGCCGAAATCTTAAAAGAAAAAACAGCTTCATTAAAAGAAAAAAGTAAAGAACTTAACGAAAAAGCAGAAGCTCTGGCAGTTGAGTTAACCAATAAATTATACACTTTGCCAAATCTTCCGGCAGATATTGTTCCTGAAGGAAAAACTCCGGATGATAACCTGAATGTTTTTCAGGAAGGCGATATTCCGGTTCTGAACGAAGACGCACAGCCTCACTGGGAATTGGTAAAAAAATACGATATTATCGATTTTGAACTGGGTGTAAAAATAACAGGTGCAGGATTTCCTGTTTATAAAGGAAAAGGAGCCCGTTTACAGCGTGCTTTAATCAATTACTTTTTAGATAAAAATACTGCTGCCGGATACAACGAAGTTCAGGTGCCGCATTTGGTAAACGAAGCTTCAGGTTACGGAACAGGACAATTGCCGGATAAAGAAGGGCAGATGTACCACGCAGGTCTTGACGATTTATATTTAATTCCAACAGCTGAGGTTCCGGTTACGAATTTATTCCGTGACGTTATTTTAAACGAAAGTGAACTTCCTGTTTTGCAAACTGCTTATACGCCATGTTTCCGTCGTGAAGCGGGTTCATACGGAGCACACGTTCGCGGGTTAAACCGTCTGCACCAGTTTGATAAAGTAGAAATCGTTCGTATCGAGCATCCGGATAATTCTTATGCAGCATTAGACGGAATGGTAGAACACGTAAAAAACATTCTTCAGGAATTGAAATTACCATACAGAATATTACGTCTTTGCGGCGGCGATATGGGATTCACTTCGGCTTTAACTTATGACTTCGAAGTGTTTTCAACAGCTCAGGACCGCTGGTTAGAAATTAGTTCTGTTTCTAACTTCGAAACTTTCCAGGCAAACCGTTTAAAATTGCGTTTCAAAGACAAAGACGGAAAAAACCAATTGGCACATACGCTAAACGGAAGTTCATTGGCACTGCCACGTGTTCTGGCAGGAATTTTAGAAAACTACCAGACTCCGGAAGGAATCGTAATCCCGGAAGTTTTACGTCCTTATTGCGGATTTGATATTATAAACTAG